A single region of the Bdellovibrio sp. GT3 genome encodes:
- a CDS encoding GNAT family N-acetyltransferase encodes MIRLEPMTADQLNHYSKFSFEKFLNDTAKLSGQSIEDLRAKFGDPPNRPSENDLWYVIHSEDSPVGFIWIQIQPKKQEAFIYDFFIEAEFRSKGLGRKTLVSGIELMKQRPVDKMRLCVYHDNAIARKLYASLGFRETDFNPERRQYTLELPL; translated from the coding sequence ATGATTCGCCTTGAACCCATGACAGCAGATCAATTGAACCACTACAGCAAGTTTTCATTCGAGAAGTTCTTGAACGATACTGCCAAGTTGTCAGGACAAAGCATCGAGGATTTAAGAGCGAAATTCGGTGACCCACCAAATCGCCCTTCCGAAAATGATCTCTGGTACGTGATTCATTCTGAGGACTCACCTGTCGGTTTTATTTGGATTCAGATTCAACCAAAGAAACAAGAAGCTTTCATCTATGACTTCTTCATTGAAGCTGAGTTTAGATCCAAGGGACTTGGGCGTAAGACCTTGGTCAGCGGAATTGAGCTTATGAAACAACGGCCCGTCGATAAAATGAGACTGTGCGTTTATCATGACAACGCTATTGCGCGGAAACTTTATGCTTCGCTGGGATTCAGGGAAACGGATTTCAATCCCGAACGCAGACAGTATACTCTTGAACTTCCGCTCTGA
- a CDS encoding twin-arginine translocase TatA/TatE family subunit, with product MGEFSVTHLLLLALIFLVFFGPSRLPQLGSSLGKAIRGFKQGLNEIDVDPKDIKDTHQQVQHQNQQSQNQSVNQTQSQKETHNS from the coding sequence ATGGGTGAGTTCAGCGTTACACATCTACTATTATTGGCTTTGATCTTCTTGGTATTTTTTGGTCCAAGCCGTCTTCCGCAATTGGGTTCTTCCCTGGGTAAAGCGATCCGTGGTTTCAAACAAGGTTTGAACGAAATTGATGTGGATCCAAAAGACATCAAAGATACGCACCAACAAGTGCAACATCAAAATCAGCAATCACAAAATCAATCTGTTAATCAAACACAAAGCCAGAAAGAAACACACAACTCATAA
- a CDS encoding ASCH domain-containing protein → MRVTQTPRLTSCGTDIGSASQYEKGTVTSGYGHLCQFEIEKLMVHSNSVIKMWRDYHVASGIPIPEIVADSFSDNKMEATELSALVNQGIKRATVPALWAFEKTGTQLPEVGGIFLVVDGNGEAVCIVKTTRVSIIPFNEITESQAYREGEGDRTLDYWRRVHAEYYKRQFETLDLNFEESMPIVFEEFEKIFPETIK, encoded by the coding sequence TTGAGAGTTACGCAAACTCCCCGCCTGACATCATGCGGAACCGATATCGGTTCCGCATCGCAGTACGAAAAAGGAACTGTTACCTCAGGGTATGGACATCTCTGCCAATTTGAAATAGAAAAACTTATGGTGCATTCAAATTCGGTCATAAAAATGTGGCGAGACTATCATGTGGCATCGGGAATTCCGATCCCCGAGATTGTCGCCGACTCATTTTCTGACAACAAGATGGAAGCAACCGAACTGTCTGCATTAGTGAACCAAGGCATCAAGCGCGCAACGGTTCCGGCCCTTTGGGCATTTGAAAAAACAGGTACTCAATTGCCTGAAGTCGGCGGTATTTTTCTGGTTGTCGACGGCAATGGTGAGGCTGTTTGTATTGTCAAAACAACCAGAGTTTCCATTATTCCCTTTAATGAAATCACCGAATCTCAGGCCTATCGCGAAGGGGAAGGAGATCGAACCCTTGATTATTGGCGGAGGGTTCATGCTGAATATTATAAAAGACAATTTGAAACTCTCGATCTCAACTTTGAAGAATCAATGCCCATTGTTTTTGAAGAATTCGAAAAGATCTTTCCAGAGACAATCAAATAA
- a CDS encoding GNAT family N-acetyltransferase has translation MSLYEIVKPNLTDYEFLKNVHHITLKPHVEKIWGWEETRQDAFFKEDFESGQIQLLRAFNQLVGYLQLNEENGTLFIVNILILPEFQNRKLGSAIIKDLIVKYGAKGVPLKLGVFKINTRAKCLYEALGFKIDGESETHFSMSLLPE, from the coding sequence ATGTCTTTGTATGAAATCGTTAAACCAAATCTCACTGACTATGAATTTCTGAAGAATGTACATCACATTACTTTAAAACCGCATGTCGAAAAAATATGGGGTTGGGAAGAGACAAGGCAGGACGCATTTTTCAAGGAAGATTTTGAATCCGGACAGATTCAATTGCTTCGAGCTTTTAATCAATTAGTAGGCTACCTGCAGCTAAATGAGGAAAATGGCACTCTTTTTATCGTTAACATTTTGATCCTTCCAGAGTTCCAAAATCGTAAACTAGGATCGGCGATCATCAAGGATCTTATTGTAAAATATGGTGCTAAGGGTGTTCCGCTAAAGCTTGGAGTCTTTAAAATTAATACCCGCGCAAAATGTTTATATGAAGCCTTGGGGTTTAAAATTGATGGCGAATCCGAAACGCATTTTTCGATGAGTCTTTTGCCTGAATAA
- the ahpF gene encoding alkyl hydroperoxide reductase subunit F, whose product MLDSSLREQLVSVFGKLENPVELIIDNSTHDDHKDLLEMLNDVAETSANITVKESGNNSPVPSFYIAYQGKPTGISFKGIPGGHEFTSLILAILNTDGKGKLLDSLLVDRVRRLNKGITVQTFMSLTCENCPEVVQALNLITLAHGNMKHEVIDGGYVQDEVQKLGIQGVPSLAGNGKMFHSGRISVLDLIEKLEKTFGVDANASTEPSEPVNKNLGHFDVLVIGGGPAGASAAIYSVRKGLSTAMITEKIGGQVQETKGIENLIGVTYTEGPQLAAQLNQHVSSYPVRVLENRRVKSIKTEGKIKTIELESGEHLVADSIIVTTGAKWRELGVEGEKEYMGRGVAYCPHCDGPFYKGKKVAVIGGGNSGVEAAIDLAGIVREVVVIEYNNELKADRILVDKLKSLANVSVITGAKTEKVVGDGAKVHQLEYTDRTSNKLEKLDLDGVFVQIGLVPNSQFLKGTVELTKFGEIITDEKCRTNVKGIYAAGDVTTTPYKQIVIAMGEGAKAALAAFEDRMYDHA is encoded by the coding sequence ATGTTAGACTCTTCACTCCGCGAACAACTTGTTTCAGTTTTTGGCAAACTTGAAAATCCAGTTGAACTCATCATCGACAACAGCACTCATGACGATCACAAAGACCTTCTTGAAATGTTGAATGACGTGGCCGAGACTTCTGCAAACATCACAGTTAAAGAATCCGGTAACAACTCCCCGGTTCCGTCATTTTACATCGCTTACCAAGGCAAGCCGACGGGCATCTCTTTTAAAGGTATTCCCGGCGGTCATGAATTCACTTCACTGATCCTGGCCATCCTGAATACCGATGGCAAAGGCAAACTGCTTGATAGCTTGCTGGTGGATCGCGTTCGCCGTTTGAACAAAGGCATCACCGTGCAAACGTTCATGTCTTTGACTTGCGAAAACTGCCCTGAGGTTGTTCAGGCGCTGAATTTGATCACATTGGCTCATGGAAACATGAAGCACGAAGTGATCGATGGTGGCTATGTGCAGGACGAAGTTCAAAAACTGGGCATCCAAGGTGTTCCAAGTTTGGCTGGCAACGGCAAGATGTTCCACTCCGGTCGCATCTCGGTTTTGGATTTAATTGAAAAGCTTGAAAAAACATTCGGTGTGGATGCAAACGCCTCCACTGAACCTTCCGAACCTGTGAACAAAAACCTGGGTCACTTCGACGTATTGGTTATTGGCGGTGGTCCTGCAGGGGCTTCTGCTGCGATCTATTCCGTTCGCAAAGGCCTTAGCACTGCGATGATCACTGAAAAAATCGGTGGCCAGGTTCAAGAAACCAAAGGTATCGAAAACCTGATCGGCGTGACTTACACTGAAGGCCCTCAACTGGCGGCGCAGTTAAATCAACACGTTTCCAGCTACCCGGTACGCGTACTTGAAAATCGCCGTGTGAAATCCATCAAAACTGAGGGCAAGATCAAAACGATCGAGCTTGAAAGTGGCGAGCATCTTGTCGCGGACTCCATCATCGTGACCACTGGTGCGAAATGGCGCGAACTGGGTGTTGAAGGCGAAAAGGAATACATGGGTCGCGGTGTGGCTTACTGCCCGCACTGTGATGGTCCATTCTATAAAGGTAAAAAAGTTGCGGTTATCGGCGGAGGAAACTCTGGCGTTGAAGCGGCCATTGACCTTGCCGGCATCGTTCGCGAAGTGGTTGTGATTGAATACAATAACGAACTAAAAGCGGATCGCATCTTGGTTGATAAGCTAAAATCCCTAGCCAACGTTTCTGTCATCACAGGAGCTAAAACTGAAAAAGTTGTCGGCGATGGCGCGAAGGTTCATCAACTGGAATACACAGATCGCACCTCTAACAAATTGGAAAAACTGGATCTGGATGGTGTGTTTGTACAAATCGGTCTGGTTCCCAATAGCCAATTCCTAAAAGGCACCGTGGAGCTGACAAAGTTTGGCGAAATCATCACCGATGAAAAGTGCCGCACGAACGTGAAAGGCATTTACGCTGCCGGCGACGTGACGACCACTCCGTACAAGCAGATCGTGATTGCCATGGGCGAAGGCGCGAAAGCTGCCTTGGCGGCTTTCGAAGATCGCATGTACGACCACGCTTAA
- a CDS encoding VC0807 family protein — protein sequence MTDTKAQTKPENSWLNLIFNILLPVLILNKLTKHIGPGYALILALAFPLIYGIYDLIKRRKVNAFSILGLLNVGLTGGLAFVGIHGFWFAVKEAAFPALVGIFVFGSAFTKKPFIESLFLNPNVMKVDLLEQKLAEHGKKAEFHEHMRKSTMLLSLSFALSAVLNFVLARSIFLDIDTTLTADAQSVILNEQIAKMTTWSMAIIMVPSMIFLMGIFWYLMNGVKKHSGLTTEELMNS from the coding sequence ATGACTGACACCAAAGCACAAACAAAACCTGAAAACAGCTGGCTGAACCTGATTTTTAATATCCTGTTGCCGGTTTTGATTTTAAACAAACTTACGAAGCATATCGGACCGGGCTACGCTCTGATTTTGGCTTTGGCCTTCCCGCTTATTTACGGAATCTATGATCTGATCAAACGCCGCAAAGTGAATGCGTTTTCTATTTTGGGTCTTCTGAATGTGGGCTTAACCGGCGGACTGGCATTTGTCGGCATTCATGGATTCTGGTTTGCAGTTAAAGAAGCTGCCTTTCCTGCCTTGGTAGGTATTTTCGTATTTGGTTCGGCGTTTACCAAAAAGCCATTCATCGAAAGTCTTTTCTTGAATCCGAATGTGATGAAAGTTGATTTGCTTGAGCAAAAACTGGCCGAGCACGGCAAGAAAGCCGAGTTCCACGAGCACATGAGAAAATCCACCATGTTGCTTTCATTATCGTTCGCTTTAAGTGCCGTTCTTAACTTTGTCCTGGCTAGATCCATCTTCCTGGATATCGACACCACACTGACCGCCGATGCACAATCAGTGATCCTGAATGAGCAAATCGCCAAGATGACCACATGGTCGATGGCGATCATCATGGTGCCTTCGATGATTTTCCTGATGGGTATCTTTTGGTATTTAATGAACGGAGTTAAAAAGCACTCCGGTCTTACCACCGAAGAACTTATGAACTCCTAA
- a CDS encoding peptide ABC transporter substrate-binding protein: MLNKLAKGLLLGAALGLSAQAVAAPSNAELKIGISQEFETMNPIIMSMSASAYMYRMVGRSLVNLTPDGKWVPQLAKEIPSLEKGTAKIIEEGGKKKIVANWEIIDGAKWGDGKPVICADFIASQKIATSPNVAVGEKEQWTQVEKIDVDPKNPKKCTFKYDKAIWSFYQLAQFFPVPAHLELPVYEKHSKAKEGYEKNSNYVRNPTNPGLYSGPYVITEVKLGSHVAFAPNPHFYGKKPVIQKVIVKLIASTGTMEANLRSGTIDMVSVLGMDFDQALAFEKKVKAESLPFAVTFVPSVTYEHIDLNLDNPILKDVRVRKALLNSINRDDLVKALFEGRQEVAVHNISPKDPWFTKDPKVVTLYPYSKRTAGKLLDEAGWKMGADGFRSKDGKRLSLTFQTTAGNKTRELVQVYLQNQWKQNGIEVLVKNQPARVFFGDTMSKRKFEGLALFAWVSSPENSPRSTLSSKAIPSDKNGWSGQNYMGWVNPQVDKDLDSLDLEFDAKKRTALVHDILKQYTTDVPVLPLYYRSDISIVPKNLKNYKMSGHQFYETNYIEDWSL, translated from the coding sequence ATGTTGAATAAACTTGCAAAAGGATTGTTGCTGGGAGCTGCGTTGGGTTTGAGCGCCCAAGCTGTAGCAGCACCTTCAAATGCCGAACTTAAAATCGGTATTTCTCAGGAATTTGAAACCATGAACCCGATCATCATGTCCATGTCTGCTTCTGCTTACATGTACCGCATGGTGGGTCGCTCCTTGGTGAACCTGACTCCGGATGGAAAATGGGTTCCACAATTGGCGAAGGAAATCCCTTCCCTTGAAAAAGGCACTGCTAAAATCATCGAAGAAGGCGGCAAAAAGAAAATCGTCGCTAACTGGGAAATCATCGACGGCGCTAAATGGGGCGACGGCAAACCAGTTATCTGTGCTGACTTCATCGCTTCTCAAAAAATCGCAACCTCCCCGAACGTAGCGGTGGGCGAAAAAGAACAATGGACACAGGTTGAGAAAATCGACGTTGATCCAAAAAATCCAAAAAAATGTACTTTCAAATACGACAAAGCCATCTGGAGCTTCTACCAACTGGCTCAGTTCTTCCCGGTGCCAGCGCACTTGGAACTTCCAGTGTATGAAAAGCACAGCAAAGCCAAAGAAGGTTACGAAAAGAACTCTAACTACGTTCGTAACCCAACCAACCCAGGTCTTTACAGCGGTCCTTATGTGATCACGGAAGTAAAATTGGGTTCTCACGTGGCATTTGCACCGAATCCACATTTCTATGGCAAAAAACCTGTGATTCAAAAAGTGATCGTGAAATTGATCGCTTCAACTGGAACAATGGAAGCAAATCTTCGTTCTGGCACGATCGACATGGTTTCAGTACTGGGTATGGACTTCGACCAGGCACTGGCTTTCGAAAAGAAAGTAAAAGCAGAAAGCCTTCCTTTCGCTGTGACCTTCGTTCCTTCTGTAACGTATGAACACATCGATTTGAACCTGGACAATCCAATCTTGAAGGACGTTCGCGTTCGTAAAGCTCTTTTGAACTCCATCAACCGTGACGACTTGGTAAAAGCTTTGTTCGAAGGACGCCAAGAAGTAGCTGTTCACAATATCTCCCCTAAAGATCCTTGGTTCACCAAAGATCCAAAAGTTGTGACTTTGTACCCGTACTCTAAACGTACTGCTGGTAAATTGTTGGATGAAGCTGGCTGGAAAATGGGTGCTGATGGCTTCCGCTCCAAAGATGGCAAACGCCTTTCTTTGACGTTCCAAACGACTGCGGGCAACAAAACTCGTGAGTTGGTTCAGGTTTACCTGCAAAACCAATGGAAACAAAACGGCATTGAAGTTCTGGTTAAAAATCAACCAGCACGCGTGTTCTTCGGTGACACTATGTCGAAGCGTAAGTTTGAAGGTTTGGCGTTGTTTGCCTGGGTTTCTTCTCCGGAAAACTCCCCGCGCTCCACTCTTTCTTCAAAAGCTATTCCTTCTGATAAAAACGGCTGGTCTGGTCAAAACTACATGGGTTGGGTAAATCCACAGGTTGATAAAGATCTGGATTCTTTGGACCTGGAGTTTGATGCGAAAAAACGCACGGCTTTGGTTCATGATATTTTGAAACAATACACGACAGATGTTCCTGTACTTCCGTTGTACTACCGCTCTGACATTTCCATCGTTCCTAAGAACCTTAAGAACTATAAAATGTCCGGCCACCAATTCTACGAAACTAACTATATCGAAGATTGGTCTTTGTAA
- a CDS encoding ABC transporter permease codes for MNKVNVASTLTDKDRAEIDKAMPMWKMVWRQFKGHRLAVAGAVVIIFFMLIAIFANQIESITGLDPNAQNVANRYVAPFTSTQAGPDIRETEIEKFINANPEAADKIQKALVEKGLVTVPEIDSIYEVGAKEIPEAIGVFKSLDIPETKELLKTFSSFDTFHLFGTDELGRDVFIRLVYGTRVSMGVGVLVAIASAFIGLLIGSIAGYYGGWIDTVLMRVTDSLLSLPTIPVLIVMAAIDFTKLPVLNAIVSTQNESVFKMVIILCIFSWMTVARLVRGNILSLREREFILAARTIGAKDSTIIVRHMFPNVIAPILVSITLGVGESILFEAALSFLGLGIMPPTPSWGNMLNNAQELIYQAPFLAILPGILILMTTISFNYLGDGLQDALDPNSVRR; via the coding sequence ATGAATAAAGTGAATGTAGCCTCAACATTAACAGACAAGGACCGCGCCGAAATCGACAAAGCCATGCCGATGTGGAAAATGGTCTGGCGCCAATTTAAAGGCCACCGCCTGGCTGTGGCTGGAGCCGTTGTTATTATTTTCTTTATGTTGATTGCGATCTTTGCAAATCAAATTGAATCCATCACAGGTTTGGATCCGAACGCGCAAAATGTGGCGAATCGCTATGTAGCACCGTTCACATCCACTCAAGCAGGACCCGATATACGCGAAACTGAAATCGAGAAATTCATCAATGCGAATCCTGAAGCGGCTGATAAAATCCAAAAAGCCCTGGTTGAAAAAGGTCTGGTCACTGTTCCAGAAATCGATTCTATCTATGAAGTTGGTGCCAAGGAAATTCCTGAAGCCATCGGAGTCTTTAAGTCCCTGGACATCCCGGAAACCAAAGAGCTTTTGAAAACTTTCAGCAGCTTTGACACCTTCCACTTGTTCGGCACCGATGAATTGGGCCGCGATGTATTCATCCGTCTGGTTTATGGCACTCGTGTTTCCATGGGTGTTGGTGTTCTGGTGGCTATCGCCTCTGCTTTTATCGGCCTTTTGATCGGCAGTATCGCTGGTTACTACGGCGGCTGGATTGATACGGTTCTGATGCGTGTGACAGACTCACTATTGAGCTTGCCCACAATTCCGGTCCTGATCGTAATGGCAGCCATCGACTTTACAAAGTTGCCGGTTTTAAACGCCATCGTCAGTACTCAGAATGAGTCTGTATTCAAAATGGTGATCATTCTTTGTATCTTCTCATGGATGACTGTAGCCCGCCTGGTGCGCGGAAATATTCTTTCCCTGCGCGAGCGTGAATTCATTTTGGCTGCAAGAACCATCGGCGCCAAAGACAGCACAATCATCGTGCGCCACATGTTCCCGAACGTGATCGCACCGATTCTGGTATCCATCACTTTAGGTGTGGGCGAATCCATCTTGTTTGAAGCCGCGTTGTCTTTCTTGGGCTTAGGTATCATGCCGCCAACACCAAGCTGGGGTAATATGCTAAACAACGCTCAAGAGCTGATTTACCAAGCTCCGTTCCTAGCAATCCTGCCGGGTATTCTGATCCTGATGACCACGATCAGTTTCAACTACTTGGGGGACGGCCTGCAAGACGCTCTCGATCCAAATTCCGTTCGTCGTTAA
- a CDS encoding glycerophosphodiester phosphodiesterase: MIYLGLLVFALVVFLLIKHRFWKADPWPANAIKPPPFQGHRGYWQAGAQENTLAAFKAAKDRGLEMVEMDVRLSKDGHVVVFHDDDLKRISGDSRRVDQVSAAELEQIANIPTLREVLLSSGVPKYLNIELKTNKATDHRLEEKVARVVRETDSFHRILFSSFNPLAVRELHRLLPQVPRALLATKEQDPTNRWYLKMLLFAPYIHASILHLDHRYVSVADLRRYVKRGVPVSFWTVNEQARAEELLANGAQSIISDCLR, translated from the coding sequence ATGATTTATCTGGGTCTGTTAGTTTTCGCTCTGGTGGTTTTTCTTTTGATCAAACATCGGTTTTGGAAAGCAGACCCCTGGCCGGCAAACGCCATCAAGCCTCCGCCGTTTCAAGGTCACCGCGGCTATTGGCAGGCGGGCGCCCAGGAAAACACTCTGGCCGCCTTTAAGGCCGCCAAAGACCGCGGTCTTGAGATGGTTGAAATGGACGTGCGCTTAAGCAAGGACGGGCACGTCGTGGTTTTTCATGATGATGACCTAAAGCGAATATCAGGCGATTCGCGCCGCGTGGATCAGGTCTCAGCCGCAGAGCTAGAACAAATTGCAAATATCCCGACACTTCGTGAAGTGCTGTTAAGTTCCGGCGTGCCAAAGTATTTAAACATTGAGCTTAAAACCAATAAAGCCACCGATCACCGGTTGGAAGAAAAAGTCGCCCGCGTCGTGCGCGAGACAGACTCGTTTCACAGAATTCTATTTTCCAGTTTTAATCCCCTGGCCGTGCGTGAGTTGCATCGCCTGCTTCCGCAAGTGCCGCGGGCGTTACTTGCTACTAAAGAGCAAGATCCGACCAATCGTTGGTATTTAAAGATGCTCTTATTCGCACCCTACATTCACGCCAGCATTCTGCATCTGGATCATCGCTATGTCTCTGTGGCGGATCTTCGCCGTTATGTAAAGCGGGGAGTGCCAGTTAGTTTTTGGACCGTGAATGAACAAGCCCGGGCCGAAGAGTTGCTCGCCAACGGCGCCCAAAGCATTATCTCGGATTGCCTGAGGTAA
- a CDS encoding Sec-independent protein translocase subunit TatA/TatB codes for MGSLSLTHLLLIALVFLIFFGPSKLPQLGQSLGQAIRGFKKGLNEIDADVKDVKEAQQVSHQQQQGQQVNQTQTNKEPHNS; via the coding sequence ATGGGTTCATTGAGTCTTACACACTTACTATTAATCGCTCTTGTTTTCTTGATCTTCTTTGGTCCAAGCAAATTGCCTCAATTGGGTCAATCTTTGGGTCAAGCAATCCGTGGCTTCAAAAAAGGTTTGAACGAAATCGACGCTGACGTAAAAGATGTTAAAGAGGCGCAACAAGTGTCTCACCAACAGCAACAAGGTCAGCAAGTGAACCAAACACAAACTAACAAAGAGCCACACAACTCTTAA
- the sohB gene encoding protease SohB: MDAMQSIGIFAAQTFLILFAILAVIIVIAILAAKAGHKTEVEVELLHKKYKGFRNLLKAHTVSKAERKELKKKLKEERKAHDSKAQGHEKKIFVVDFEGDVKASAVENLREEITAILTIATPQDEVVVRVESPGGVVHGYGLAASQLLRVREKNIPLTVCVDKVAASGGYLMSVTANKILCAPFAIVGSIGVVAQIPNLHRVLKKHDVDFKEYTAGEYKRTVSLLGEITPKGEEKFKQQLEDTHVLFKGFVSKFRPNLNLEEVATGEYWYGEQAITKGLVDEIRTSDDYLMTLADKHQVIKVKFEQKQSISDKLTGVLGKAMKKGALSIVEELETRRFL; this comes from the coding sequence ATGGACGCAATGCAGAGCATCGGAATCTTCGCAGCACAGACCTTTCTTATCCTCTTTGCTATTTTGGCGGTCATCATTGTCATCGCCATCCTCGCAGCTAAAGCAGGCCACAAAACAGAAGTTGAAGTGGAGCTTTTACATAAGAAATACAAGGGTTTCCGCAATCTCCTTAAAGCTCACACCGTTTCTAAAGCAGAACGCAAAGAGCTAAAGAAAAAACTTAAAGAAGAACGTAAAGCTCACGATTCAAAGGCGCAAGGACACGAGAAAAAGATCTTCGTGGTGGACTTTGAAGGCGACGTGAAAGCTTCAGCAGTTGAAAACCTGCGTGAAGAGATCACTGCGATTCTAACCATCGCAACTCCACAAGATGAAGTTGTGGTTCGCGTGGAAAGCCCGGGCGGCGTGGTTCATGGTTACGGCCTGGCAGCATCCCAACTGTTGCGCGTCCGTGAAAAAAACATTCCTCTTACAGTCTGCGTCGACAAAGTCGCTGCCAGCGGTGGCTACCTGATGTCTGTGACAGCCAACAAGATTTTGTGCGCTCCATTTGCGATCGTGGGCTCCATCGGGGTTGTGGCGCAAATTCCAAATCTTCACCGCGTTCTAAAAAAGCACGACGTGGACTTTAAAGAATACACGGCCGGCGAATACAAACGCACGGTCAGTCTTTTGGGCGAAATCACGCCAAAAGGTGAAGAGAAATTCAAACAACAGCTTGAAGACACTCACGTTCTGTTTAAAGGCTTCGTATCCAAATTCCGCCCTAACTTGAATCTGGAAGAAGTTGCCACTGGTGAATACTGGTACGGCGAACAGGCAATCACTAAAGGTCTGGTGGATGAAATTCGTACCAGCGATGATTATTTGATGACCTTGGCTGATAAACACCAGGTGATCAAAGTGAAGTTTGAACAAAAACAATCCATCAGCGACAAGCTGACAGGTGTTTTGGGCAAAGCGATGAAAAAAGGCGCTCTGTCGATCGTTGAAGAATTGGAAACTCGCCGCTTCCTTTAA
- a CDS encoding GNAT family N-acetyltransferase, which produces MTVELRQLTMLDEKAFFEGMKEWKVDELSWYTFAWRDGMSFSQMLEILKKEKAGIDIAPDRVPHTMLYGFMDGKIIGRVSVRHELNERLRHRGGHIGYSVAEKFRNKGYATDMARQALDYCKSLGLQSIMVTCSDSNTPSWKVIERFGGKLEDRVWNDEDNEMIRRYWITL; this is translated from the coding sequence ATGACGGTTGAACTAAGACAACTGACTATGTTGGATGAGAAAGCTTTTTTCGAAGGAATGAAAGAGTGGAAAGTTGACGAGCTTAGCTGGTATACATTTGCTTGGCGAGACGGAATGAGCTTCTCACAAATGCTTGAAATTCTAAAAAAAGAAAAAGCGGGTATTGATATAGCACCCGACCGAGTTCCGCATACCATGCTTTATGGGTTTATGGACGGGAAAATCATCGGACGAGTCAGTGTTCGCCACGAACTTAATGAACGTCTTCGCCATCGCGGCGGTCACATAGGCTACTCAGTTGCCGAGAAATTTCGAAATAAAGGTTATGCAACTGATATGGCCCGACAGGCGTTGGACTACTGCAAATCATTGGGGCTTCAATCGATTATGGTTACCTGCTCAGATTCAAACACTCCATCATGGAAGGTTATCGAGCGATTCGGTGGCAAACTTGAAGATAGAGTTTGGAACGATGAAGATAATGAAATGATCCGCCGATATTGGATCACGCTTTAA
- a CDS encoding ABC transporter permease yields the protein MTTFITRRILQTLAVIAVLSYVVFVLMSLMPGDPVDMMVASNPKITAEDVARLKSLYGLDQPIYKRYGNWMASVVTGDLGYSRTYRVPVQELMGPRLWNTFILSAASLTLSILIAVPLGVVSALKPNSKTDYFMNLFSFAGISIPSFWLAIVLIIIFAVKFPIFPAGGTQTIGVENMGFWAEVMDRAKYLVLPVLSLSIQQIGRFSRFTRSAMTEAMRNDFIRTARAKGLSNKTVIWKHAFRNALIPLITILALSISTLFSGALLTETVFAYQGVGKLVYDSIIGNDYNVAMISFVISVSMVLLMNLVADIMYGFADPRIAYK from the coding sequence ATGACTACTTTTATCACTCGTCGCATTTTGCAAACACTCGCTGTGATAGCTGTTCTATCCTACGTGGTTTTTGTACTTATGAGCCTAATGCCCGGCGATCCGGTGGACATGATGGTGGCCTCCAATCCCAAAATCACAGCTGAGGACGTAGCCCGTCTGAAGTCTTTGTATGGTTTGGATCAACCGATCTACAAACGTTACGGCAACTGGATGGCATCCGTTGTGACTGGTGACTTGGGTTACAGCCGTACTTACCGCGTGCCGGTTCAGGAATTGATGGGTCCCCGTTTGTGGAACACCTTCATCCTGTCGGCAGCGTCTTTGACTTTGTCTATTTTGATCGCGGTTCCACTGGGTGTGGTTTCAGCTTTGAAACCAAACTCCAAAACAGATTACTTTATGAATTTGTTTTCTTTCGCGGGGATTTCCATTCCCTCATTCTGGCTTGCGATCGTTTTGATTATTATTTTCGCGGTTAAATTCCCAATCTTCCCTGCCGGCGGCACTCAAACCATTGGTGTTGAAAATATGGGCTTCTGGGCCGAGGTGATGGACCGTGCGAAGTACCTGGTACTTCCGGTGCTTTCTTTGTCCATTCAACAAATTGGTCGTTTCTCGCGCTTCACTCGCTCGGCAATGACCGAAGCCATGCGCAATGATTTTATTCGCACCGCGCGCGCCAAGGGCCTTAGCAACAAAACAGTTATCTGGAAACATGCTTTCCGCAATGCTTTGATTCCGTTGATCACCATCCTGGCTTTGAGTATTTCAACTTTATTCTCGGGCGCATTGCTGACTGAAACAGTGTTTGCGTACCAAGGCGTTGGTAAATTGGTTTACGACTCCATCATCGGTAACGACTACAACGTTGCGATGATTTCCTTCGTGATCTCAGTGAGCATGGTTTTATTGATGAACTTAGTGGCTGACATTATGTACGGCTTCGCTGATCCGCGTATCGCTTACAAGTAG